A region from the Vulpes lagopus strain Blue_001 chromosome 5, ASM1834538v1, whole genome shotgun sequence genome encodes:
- the LOC121491189 gene encoding zinc finger protein 501-like isoform X2: MEPGGRGLLSEDSDRLYAGNPKENGMTTVLLTPTPQESLVIRDMAEALTQWGQLNPPQGDVPKKHRNLVLLGLPISKPDVISKLECGEELQREVSKATHSDWETRPESQELTPEQDISEEESAPAVLIERFPKESSSECEDSLESQQENHEKHLIQEVVTQKKSSRERSYQCDEFGRSFSQRSLLTQQQGERLHNCDLFKKNLKQNSDLMKHEKICAEKKPWKCNECEKAFSYYSAFVLHQRIHTGEKPYECNECGKAFSQSIHLTLHQRIHTGEKPYECHECGKAFSHRSALIRHHIIHTGEKPYECNECGKAFNQSSYLTQHQRIHTGEKPYECNECGKAFSQSTFLTQHQVIHTGEKPYKCNECGKAFSDRSGLIQHQRTHTGERPYECNECGKAFGYCSALTQHQRTHTGEKPYKCNDCAKAFSDRSALIRHQRTHTGEKPYKCKDCGKAFSQSSSLTKHQKTHTGEKPYKCKECGKAFSQSSSLSQHQKTHAGGKTKEYGKAFSEHSAFGQQKRIHTG; encoded by the exons ATGGAGCCTGGGGGCAGAG GGTTACTTTCTGAGGACTCAGACCGTCTCTATGCTGGAAACCCAAAAGAAAATGGCATGACCACTGTGCTGCTGACCCCCACACCCCAG GAGTCATTGGTGATCAGGGACATGGCTGAGGCTCTCACCCAGTGGGGGCAGCTGAACCCTCCTCAGGGAGATGTGCCTAAGAAGCATAGGAATCTGGTCTTGCTGG GGCTTCCAATTTCCAAGCCTGATGTAATCTCTAAGTTGGAGTGTGGGGAGGAACTACAGAGAGAAGTCTCAAAAGCAACTCATTCAG acTGGGAGACAAGACCAGAAAGCCAAGAGCTAACTCCAGAGCAGGATATTTCTGAAGAAGAATCAGCCCCTGCGGTGTTAATAGAAAGATTTCCAAAGGAAAGTTCCAGTGAATGTGAGGATTCTTTAGAGAGTCAGCAGGAAAACCATGAAAAGCATTTAATACAGGAGGTTGTCACTCAGAAGAAATCTTCTAGGGAGAGAAGTTACCAGTGTGATGAATTTGGGAGAAGTTTTAGTCAGAGGTCATTACTTACTCAGCAGCAAGGAGAGAGACTACATAACTGCgatttgtttaaaaagaacttaaaacaaaattcagatcTAATGAAGCACGAGAAAATTTGTGCAGAGAAGAAACCTTGGAAATGTAATGAGTGTGAGAAAGCCTTTAGTTACTACTCTGCTTTTGTCTtgcatcagagaattcacacaggAGAAAAGCCCTACGAATGTAACGAATGTGGTAAAGCTTTTAGCCAGAGCATACATCTTACTCTACACCAGAGAATTCATACCGGAGAGAAACCCTACGAATGTcatgaatgtggaaaagccttcagtCACCGCTCTGCCCTTATTCGGCATCATATCATCCatactggagagaagccctatgaatgcaatgaatgtgggaaggcctttaaTCAGAGCTCATACCTCACTCAACATCAgcgaattcatactggagagaaaccttatgagtgtaatgaatgtgggaaggcctttagcCAAAGCACATTCCTTACCCAGCATCAGGTcattcacactggagagaaaccttataagtgtaatgaatgtgggaaagcctttagtGATCGATCAGGCCTTATTCAGCACCAGAGAACTCATACTGGGGAGAGGCCTTATGAGTGTAAtgagtgtgggaaagcctttggCTACTGTTCAGCCCTGACTCAACACCAGAGAACTCACACTGGGGAGAAACCCTATAAATGCAATGATTGTGCCAAAGCCTTCAGTGACCGCTCAGCCCTTATTCGTCATCAGAGAAcacacactggagagaaaccatacAAGTGTAAGGACTGTGGAAAAGCTTTCAGCCAGAGCTCATCTCTTACAAAGCATCAGAAAACTCACACTGGAGAAAAGCCCTATAAGTGTAAGGAATGTGGAAAAGCTTTCAGCCAGAGTTCATCCCTTTCTCAACATCAGAAAACTCATGCTGGAGGGAAAACCAAAGAATACGGAAAAGCCTTTAGTGAGCATTCAGCATTTGGCCAGCAaaagagaattcatactggataA
- the LOC121491189 gene encoding zinc finger protein 501-like isoform X1 gives MQAPPLRGSTAGLLSEDSDRLYAGNPKENGMTTVLLTPTPQESLVIRDMAEALTQWGQLNPPQGDVPKKHRNLVLLGLPISKPDVISKLECGEELQREVSKATHSDWETRPESQELTPEQDISEEESAPAVLIERFPKESSSECEDSLESQQENHEKHLIQEVVTQKKSSRERSYQCDEFGRSFSQRSLLTQQQGERLHNCDLFKKNLKQNSDLMKHEKICAEKKPWKCNECEKAFSYYSAFVLHQRIHTGEKPYECNECGKAFSQSIHLTLHQRIHTGEKPYECHECGKAFSHRSALIRHHIIHTGEKPYECNECGKAFNQSSYLTQHQRIHTGEKPYECNECGKAFSQSTFLTQHQVIHTGEKPYKCNECGKAFSDRSGLIQHQRTHTGERPYECNECGKAFGYCSALTQHQRTHTGEKPYKCNDCAKAFSDRSALIRHQRTHTGEKPYKCKDCGKAFSQSSSLTKHQKTHTGEKPYKCKECGKAFSQSSSLSQHQKTHAGGKTKEYGKAFSEHSAFGQQKRIHTG, from the exons ATGCAGGCGCCTCCCCTCCGAGGGAGCACCGCAG GGTTACTTTCTGAGGACTCAGACCGTCTCTATGCTGGAAACCCAAAAGAAAATGGCATGACCACTGTGCTGCTGACCCCCACACCCCAG GAGTCATTGGTGATCAGGGACATGGCTGAGGCTCTCACCCAGTGGGGGCAGCTGAACCCTCCTCAGGGAGATGTGCCTAAGAAGCATAGGAATCTGGTCTTGCTGG GGCTTCCAATTTCCAAGCCTGATGTAATCTCTAAGTTGGAGTGTGGGGAGGAACTACAGAGAGAAGTCTCAAAAGCAACTCATTCAG acTGGGAGACAAGACCAGAAAGCCAAGAGCTAACTCCAGAGCAGGATATTTCTGAAGAAGAATCAGCCCCTGCGGTGTTAATAGAAAGATTTCCAAAGGAAAGTTCCAGTGAATGTGAGGATTCTTTAGAGAGTCAGCAGGAAAACCATGAAAAGCATTTAATACAGGAGGTTGTCACTCAGAAGAAATCTTCTAGGGAGAGAAGTTACCAGTGTGATGAATTTGGGAGAAGTTTTAGTCAGAGGTCATTACTTACTCAGCAGCAAGGAGAGAGACTACATAACTGCgatttgtttaaaaagaacttaaaacaaaattcagatcTAATGAAGCACGAGAAAATTTGTGCAGAGAAGAAACCTTGGAAATGTAATGAGTGTGAGAAAGCCTTTAGTTACTACTCTGCTTTTGTCTtgcatcagagaattcacacaggAGAAAAGCCCTACGAATGTAACGAATGTGGTAAAGCTTTTAGCCAGAGCATACATCTTACTCTACACCAGAGAATTCATACCGGAGAGAAACCCTACGAATGTcatgaatgtggaaaagccttcagtCACCGCTCTGCCCTTATTCGGCATCATATCATCCatactggagagaagccctatgaatgcaatgaatgtgggaaggcctttaaTCAGAGCTCATACCTCACTCAACATCAgcgaattcatactggagagaaaccttatgagtgtaatgaatgtgggaaggcctttagcCAAAGCACATTCCTTACCCAGCATCAGGTcattcacactggagagaaaccttataagtgtaatgaatgtgggaaagcctttagtGATCGATCAGGCCTTATTCAGCACCAGAGAACTCATACTGGGGAGAGGCCTTATGAGTGTAAtgagtgtgggaaagcctttggCTACTGTTCAGCCCTGACTCAACACCAGAGAACTCACACTGGGGAGAAACCCTATAAATGCAATGATTGTGCCAAAGCCTTCAGTGACCGCTCAGCCCTTATTCGTCATCAGAGAAcacacactggagagaaaccatacAAGTGTAAGGACTGTGGAAAAGCTTTCAGCCAGAGCTCATCTCTTACAAAGCATCAGAAAACTCACACTGGAGAAAAGCCCTATAAGTGTAAGGAATGTGGAAAAGCTTTCAGCCAGAGTTCATCCCTTTCTCAACATCAGAAAACTCATGCTGGAGGGAAAACCAAAGAATACGGAAAAGCCTTTAGTGAGCATTCAGCATTTGGCCAGCAaaagagaattcatactggataA